One window of the Fusobacterium animalis 7_1 genome contains the following:
- a CDS encoding glycosyltransferase: MKDKISVIVTLYNRLEYARNMILALQQQTKQIDELIFADDGSSEKLMEYIEDLLVDCNFKIKHVYQDDIGFRLARSRNNGAREASGDYLIFMDQDVIFNNDFIESIYNSRRKKRMIFSEALSSSLEERNKIQELINQKFDYEKIYKLIDNTKKIEQNKIVNKEKLYGILYKLKLRTRGAKIVGLIFSLFKEDFININGLDEKYIGYGYEDDDFGNRFFKYGGETYVFKMKMYPIHMYHKAAILGESPNEDYYRQRKIEISKKNYRCEYGYDKTFGEDKYKVIEIK; this comes from the coding sequence ATGAAAGATAAAATATCAGTAATTGTAACTTTATACAACAGATTAGAATATGCAAGGAATATGATTTTAGCATTACAACAACAAACAAAACAAATAGATGAGCTTATTTTTGCTGACGATGGTTCAAGTGAAAAATTGATGGAATATATAGAAGATTTATTAGTTGATTGTAATTTTAAAATAAAACATGTATATCAAGATGATATAGGTTTTAGACTTGCAAGATCAAGGAACAATGGAGCCAGAGAAGCCAGTGGAGATTATTTAATATTTATGGATCAAGATGTAATATTTAATAATGATTTTATAGAGAGTATATACAATTCAAGAAGAAAGAAAAGAATGATATTTTCAGAGGCTCTTTCAAGTTCATTAGAAGAAAGAAATAAAATACAAGAACTTATTAATCAAAAATTTGATTATGAAAAAATTTATAAATTAATTGATAATACAAAAAAAATAGAACAAAATAAAATTGTTAATAAAGAAAAACTATATGGTATTTTATATAAATTAAAACTAAGAACTAGAGGAGCGAAAATAGTAGGTTTAATTTTTTCTCTTTTTAAAGAAGATTTTATTAATATAAATGGCTTAGATGAAAAATATATAGGTTATGGTTATGAAGATGATGATTTTGGAAACAGATTTTTTAAATATGGAGGAGAAACTTATGTCTTTAAAATGAAAATGTATCCTATACATATGTATCATAAAGCTGCAATTTTAGGTGAAAGTCCAAATGAAGATTATTATAGACAAAGAAAAATTGAAATATCAAAGAAAAATTATAGATGTGAATATGGCTATGATAAAACTTTTGGAGAAGATAAATATAAAGTGATAGAAATAAAATAA
- a CDS encoding glycosyltransferase, whose product MKKILFKSGSTMMGGLEKVQIEYINFLLEQEEYQVKIVIENDNGKDNALEKYINSKIIYLKDFNYILKIRKLRENRKKSLWSRIKYNFVISKEKKYADKKFLQIYKEYKPEIVIDFDSSLTKIIDKLDLSKNLVWIHSSIENWKKKKNKINRFIDRISKYDKIVCICKEMKEDLIKLKNSIRNKVNFLYNPIDFDKIKKLSEEDFYEEDKKFLENKYLLSVARLDCIPKDFETLFKSYEKAKKDGYDGKLYIIGDGPDKEKVEKLKEDNVYKDEIILLGRKENPYNWLKKADKLILSSRYEGFAMVTLEGLCLGKNVIASDCKTGPKEILADNRGKLFKVGDYLTLAKYIVLEDNQKNLKFNLEEFERNEIFEKFLEILED is encoded by the coding sequence ATGAAAAAAATACTCTTTAAAAGTGGAAGCACTATGATGGGAGGACTTGAAAAAGTTCAAATTGAATATATAAATTTTTTATTAGAGCAAGAAGAATATCAAGTAAAAATTGTAATAGAAAATGATAATGGAAAAGATAATGCCCTAGAAAAATATATAAATTCTAAAATTATTTATCTAAAAGATTTTAACTATATTTTAAAAATAAGAAAATTAAGAGAAAATAGAAAAAAAAGTTTATGGTCAAGGATAAAATATAATTTTGTTATATCAAAAGAGAAAAAATATGCTGATAAAAAATTTTTACAAATCTATAAAGAATATAAACCTGAGATTGTAATAGATTTTGATTCAAGTTTAACAAAAATAATTGATAAATTAGATTTATCTAAAAATTTAGTTTGGATACATAGTTCTATTGAAAATTGGAAAAAGAAAAAAAATAAAATAAATAGATTTATAGATAGAATTTCAAAATATGATAAAATAGTTTGTATTTGTAAAGAAATGAAAGAAGATTTGATTAAGTTAAAAAATAGTATAAGAAATAAAGTAAATTTCTTATATAATCCTATTGATTTTGATAAAATAAAAAAATTATCAGAAGAGGACTTTTATGAAGAAGATAAAAAATTTCTAGAAAATAAATATTTATTATCAGTAGCAAGATTAGATTGTATACCAAAAGATTTTGAGACTTTATTTAAGTCTTATGAAAAAGCTAAAAAAGATGGTTATGATGGTAAATTATATATTATAGGAGATGGACCTGATAAAGAGAAAGTTGAGAAATTAAAGGAAGATAATGTCTATAAAGATGAGATTATATTATTGGGAAGAAAAGAAAATCCATATAATTGGCTCAAAAAGGCAGATAAGTTAATTTTATCTTCAAGATATGAAGGATTTGCAATGGTAACATTAGAGGGCTTATGTTTAGGAAAGAATGTTATTGCTAGTGATTGTAAAACTGGTCCTAAGGAAATTTTAGCAGACAATAGAGGTAAGTTATTCAAAGTTGGAGATTACTTAACATTGGCTAAATATATAGTTTTAGAAGATAATCAAAAAAATTTAAAATTTAATCTTGAAGAATTTGAAAGAAATGAAATATTTGAAAAATTTTTAGAAATTTTGGAGGATTAA
- a CDS encoding polysaccharide deacetylase family protein: protein MIKIFEYFFKKEIPVLMYHRLINNKDEIGKNTIYLNVDEFEKQLKYLKDNNYITITFKDLYKIPKEERKNKKYIILTFDDGYKDNYNLLFPLLKKYNMKVVIYMVSDEVYNKWDVEASGEKRFDLMSKNEMLEMYKSGLVEFGGHTLHHPKLDTLTEEEQRYEIEENKIYLEKALGEKLYSFAYPYGIFNETSKKIVKDLGFNYGIATDSGKFYIEDDLYQIRRIGIFSDITMSKFKRRIKGNYNLKYSR from the coding sequence ATGATAAAAATATTTGAGTATTTTTTTAAAAAAGAAATACCAGTTTTAATGTATCATAGATTAATAAATAATAAAGATGAAATAGGTAAAAATACAATTTACCTAAATGTAGATGAATTTGAAAAACAATTAAAATATTTAAAAGATAATAATTATATAACTATCACATTTAAAGATTTATATAAAATTCCAAAAGAAGAAAGAAAAAATAAGAAATATATAATTTTAACATTTGACGATGGTTATAAAGACAATTACAATTTATTATTTCCACTTTTAAAAAAGTATAATATGAAAGTAGTCATATATATGGTTTCAGATGAAGTATATAATAAATGGGATGTTGAAGCCAGTGGGGAAAAAAGATTTGATTTGATGTCTAAAAATGAAATGTTAGAAATGTATAAATCAGGTTTAGTTGAGTTTGGAGGACATACTCTACATCATCCAAAATTAGATACTTTAACAGAGGAAGAGCAAAGATATGAAATAGAAGAAAATAAAATTTATTTAGAAAAAGCACTAGGAGAAAAATTATATTCTTTTGCTTATCCTTATGGAATATTTAATGAAACTTCTAAAAAAATAGTAAAAGACTTAGGTTTTAATTATGGAATAGCAACAGATTCAGGGAAATTTTATATAGAAGATGATTTATATCAAATAAGAAGAATAGGGATTTTTTCAGATATAACAATGTCAAAATTTAAGAGAAGAATAAAAGGTAATTATAATTTAAAATATAGTAGGTGA
- a CDS encoding polysaccharide deacetylase family protein — translation MNILILYKNIEDKDIIKDLKNNNVYFLNQKEYSYKKIKELKNEKDIQIIVCIGRNSFLLNIYLYFLNIPVVYTDNMKNIEDIETLLQNKLAYKIRRDLPVLMYHRVIDNKNEIGFYDTYVTKENFEKQMKYLSENNYISLTFKDIQNGEYKKRFDKNKKYVIITFDDGYKDNLKNALPILKKYNMKIVLFLITSESYNKWDTDVEDREKEKKFNLMSKEEVKELIASNLVEIGGHTTKHLDMPNVDLKKIEEDLKVSNKILEEITGYTPISFAYPWGRSTKDVREIVKKEGYKFAVSTEDGPACFSDDLFEIVRVGIYSDDSIKKFALKISGKYPFIREKRNEMKAFRNKIRKFFGIKTK, via the coding sequence ATGAATATACTTATTTTATATAAAAATATTGAGGATAAAGATATTATAAAAGATTTAAAAAATAATAATGTTTATTTTTTAAATCAAAAAGAATATTCTTATAAAAAGATTAAAGAATTAAAAAATGAAAAAGATATTCAAATAATTGTATGCATTGGAAGAAATAGTTTTTTATTAAATATCTATTTATATTTTTTAAATATTCCAGTTGTATATACAGATAATATGAAAAATATAGAAGACATTGAAACTTTACTACAAAATAAACTAGCATATAAAATTAGAAGAGATTTACCTGTGTTAATGTATCATAGAGTAATAGATAATAAAAATGAGATAGGCTTTTATGATACTTATGTTACAAAAGAAAATTTTGAAAAACAGATGAAATATTTAAGTGAAAATAATTACATAAGCCTCACTTTTAAAGATATTCAAAATGGAGAGTATAAAAAAAGATTTGACAAAAATAAAAAATATGTAATTATAACTTTTGATGATGGATATAAAGATAATTTAAAAAATGCTTTACCAATATTAAAAAAATATAATATGAAAATAGTTTTATTTTTAATAACTTCTGAAAGCTATAATAAGTGGGATACAGATGTTGAGGATAGAGAGAAAGAAAAAAAATTCAACTTAATGTCAAAAGAAGAAGTCAAAGAACTGATTGCTTCAAATTTAGTTGAAATTGGAGGACATACAACAAAACATTTGGATATGCCTAATGTAGACTTGAAAAAAATAGAAGAAGATTTAAAAGTTTCAAATAAAATATTGGAAGAAATAACAGGATATACACCTATCTCTTTTGCATATCCTTGGGGAAGAAGTACAAAGGATGTTAGAGAAATAGTAAAAAAAGAAGGTTATAAATTTGCTGTTTCAACTGAAGATGGACCAGCTTGTTTTTCAGATGATTTATTTGAAATAGTCAGAGTTGGGATTTATTCTGATGATAGTATAAAAAAGTTTGCATTAAAAATAAGTGGGAAGTATCCATTCATAAGAGAAAAAAGAAATGAAATGAAAGCTTTTAGAAATAAGATAAGGAAATTTTTTGGAATAAAGACAAAATAA